ATTAAATTAGTGGACTGGCATCCTATGGCACTGGCAGGTGCTCGCAGTATTATTGCAGCTTTAATAATTGGAACGGCTTTTCGTAAGCAAAGACTTTCGTTTTCCAAGCCACAGTGGGCAGGAGCAGCAGCCTATTGCTGCTGTGTCAGTTTATTTGTAATTTCCACTAAGTTAACCACAGCAGCGAACGCTATTTTACTGCAATATACCGCTCCGATTTATGTGGCTCTTTTGAGCGGCTTGCTGCTTGGCGAAAAGACTACTCGCCGCGATTGGCTAACAATTTTTATGGTATTAAGTGGAATGCTTTTTTTCTTTATAGATAAATTAACGACCAGTGGTATGGTGGGAAATATCTGCGCAGTTGCATCGGGAATCGCTTTCGCGCTATTCATTATTTTTATGCGAATGCAAAAAAAAGACTCGCCTTATGGATCAGTTTTGTTAGGTAATTTATTAACTTTTGCACTCAGTCTGTTCTTTTGGTCAGGTAATTCGCTGCAACCCTCTAATTTACTCGGCATCTTACTGCTCGGAGTCTTTCAACTGGGACTCGCGTATGTCCTCTACTCGTATGCCATACGGTATACTACCGCACTGGAAGCTACTTTGATTACGTCGGTTGAGCCTATCTTAAATCCGGTTTGGGTTTTTATATTTCT
This window of the Methylomusa anaerophila genome carries:
- a CDS encoding DMT family transporter encodes the protein MAEEQKKAAFFLVLTAILWSTGGVLIKLVDWHPMALAGARSIIAALIIGTAFRKQRLSFSKPQWAGAAAYCCCVSLFVISTKLTTAANAILLQYTAPIYVALLSGLLLGEKTTRRDWLTIFMVLSGMLFFFIDKLTTSGMVGNICAVASGIAFALFIIFMRMQKKDSPYGSVLLGNLLTFALSLFFWSGNSLQPSNLLGILLLGVFQLGLAYVLYSYAIRYTTALEATLITSVEPILNPVWVFIFLGEIPGFYSLIGGLIVLATITLRYSLNFNAVKETTLLNVGETK